Proteins encoded in a region of the Vicia villosa cultivar HV-30 ecotype Madison, WI linkage group LG5, Vvil1.0, whole genome shotgun sequence genome:
- the LOC131606496 gene encoding non-specific lipid-transfer protein-like gives MASMMVACVVLVMCMAVAPMAESAVTRDDVANNLAPCLQGYYGGIKITTQCCIGVRRIDDAAITAADRQLTCRYLKQLAGFIPNLNLKIGDNLFVSLCGAKTPYKLNPNADCSTIKTKEVVADAGLSNILTTI, from the exons ATGGCAAGCATGATGGTAGCATGTGTTGTTTTGGTGATGTGCATGGCTGTTGCTCCAATGGCTGAATCTGCAGTAACAAGGGATGATGTAGCTAATAATCTTGCTCCATGTCTTCAAGGTTATTATGGTGGGATCAAGATTACTACACAATGCTGTATTGGAGTGAGGAGAATTGATGATGCGGCCATCACTGCTGCTGATCGTCAGCTGACTTGTAGATACTTAAAACAGTTGGCTGGTTTTATTCCTAATTTAAATCTAAAAATTGGTGATAATCTCTTTGTTAGCTTATGTGGTGCCAAGACTCCCTACAAGCTAAATCCTAATGCCGACTGTTCAAC CATCAAGACTAAAGAAGTTGTGGCGGATGCAGGGTTATCTAATATTCTCACTACTATATGA
- the LOC131604506 gene encoding non-specific lipid-transfer protein 1-like, with protein MSNSMLLVKATCLAMIMCMILGLPQTLAALTCLQVDAKLAPCIPYVTGSGGAVPQPCCDGITALNNQAATKNDRQAACKCIEKAAKALPGLNVDALFGLPSKCGVKLPYNLGPSIDCNKIE; from the exons ATGTCTAACTCAATGTTGTTGGTTAAGGCTACTTGCTTGGCAATGATAATGTGCATGATTTTAGGTCTACCACAAACTCTTGCGGCTCTCACTTGTCTCCAAGTTGACGCAAAATTAGCGCCGTGCATCCCGTACGTGACGGGAAGCGGAGGTGCTGTCCCGCAGCCGTGTTGCGATGGTATTACGGCCTTAAACAACCAAGCTGCGACGAAAAATGATCGTCAAGCTGCCTGTAAGTGTATCGAAAAGGCGGCTAAGGCGCTGCCCGGACTCAATGTTGATGCGCTTTTTGGCCTCCCTAGTAAATGTGGAGTTAAATTGCCTTATAATCTTGGTCCCTCCATTGACTGCAACAA GATTGAGTAA